The following proteins come from a genomic window of Bacillota bacterium:
- a CDS encoding O-sialoglycoprotein endopeptidase, translated as MEKNHKQSLYLGIDTSAYTSSLAIADQNEKLLYDGRFALAVKEGNLGLRQSEAVFAHIQNMPTLFKAERAQKVLKHGIIHAVASAARPRPVEGSYMPVFKVGEAFGLMLTQAAGFNYFSSTHQEGHIFSGLWSAGLGGGRYLVVHLSGGTTEIIDAEETSPGVLKIKLLGGSEDLKAGQFIDRIGRLLNLKFPAGPELEKVASLCEKTSITLPVAVRGNKISFSGPASQAERLLENGCNKEALARAVEICIADSLSTAVNNLKNSPDAYNGLLAVGGVAANRFIRQRLQSKLAGWKIYFAEPRFSSDNAVGLAVQAARLEKSSE; from the coding sequence TTGGAAAAGAATCATAAACAGTCTCTTTACCTCGGTATTGACACTTCGGCTTACACATCTTCACTTGCAATAGCAGATCAAAATGAAAAGCTTCTCTATGACGGGCGATTTGCGCTGGCAGTAAAAGAAGGAAATCTTGGACTGCGCCAGTCTGAGGCGGTATTTGCCCATATTCAAAATATGCCCACCTTATTTAAGGCAGAGAGAGCGCAGAAAGTATTAAAGCACGGAATTATCCACGCGGTTGCATCGGCAGCACGACCCAGACCGGTGGAAGGTTCTTATATGCCGGTGTTCAAGGTAGGAGAAGCCTTTGGTTTGATGCTCACTCAAGCTGCAGGCTTTAATTATTTCTCCTCAACGCACCAGGAGGGCCATATATTTTCCGGACTCTGGTCTGCCGGGTTAGGAGGTGGTCGTTACCTGGTCGTTCACCTGTCAGGCGGAACTACAGAAATTATAGATGCTGAAGAAACCTCTCCGGGTGTTCTTAAAATAAAACTGCTCGGCGGCAGCGAGGATTTGAAAGCCGGGCAGTTCATCGACAGGATTGGCCGCCTGCTGAATCTAAAATTTCCCGCCGGCCCGGAACTCGAGAAAGTGGCTTCTCTCTGTGAAAAAACCTCCATTACACTTCCGGTAGCGGTCAGGGGTAATAAAATCAGCTTTTCCGGTCCGGCCAGCCAGGCCGAACGCCTTCTTGAAAACGGCTGCAACAAGGAAGCATTGGCCAGGGCCGTTGAGATCTGTATCGCCGATTCTCTTTCAACAGCAGTTAATAATCTGAAAAACAGTCCGGATGCATACAATGGATTACTTGCTGTGGGCGGGGTAGCGGCCAACCGTTTTATCAGGCAGCGTCTCCAGAGCAAATTGGCCGGATGGAAAATATATTTTGCCGAACCTCGATTTTCATCAGATAATGCGGTCGGACTGGCCGTTCAGGCTGCCAGGTTGGAAAAAAGTTCAGAATAA
- the nusB gene encoding transcription antitermination factor NusB, which produces MSRRLAREVVFRALFQVDIGKCRPKQALVRALEGFTFDIDEEQFIEELVIGTIDSQPLLDQLIKKHLVKWDLERLSAVDRNLLRIALFEILYRPDIPFAVSINEALELAKKYGSTGEAVGFINGVLDRAVGETLGKES; this is translated from the coding sequence TTGTCCCGTCGCCTGGCACGAGAGGTGGTTTTCCGAGCGCTATTTCAGGTAGATATCGGTAAATGCAGGCCGAAGCAGGCCTTGGTCCGCGCTCTGGAAGGGTTCACCTTTGACATTGATGAAGAACAGTTTATTGAGGAGCTGGTTATCGGTACTATTGATAGCCAGCCTCTTCTTGATCAATTGATCAAGAAGCATCTCGTTAAATGGGATTTGGAGCGTCTCTCTGCAGTTGATCGCAACTTACTTCGAATAGCCCTCTTTGAAATACTCTATCGCCCGGATATCCCATTTGCGGTCTCCATTAATGAAGCGCTGGAACTGGCCAAAAAATACGGCAGTACCGGAGAAGCGGTAGGGTTTATCAACGGTGTGCTCGACCGTGCAGTAGGAGAAACTCTTGGAAAAGAATCATAA
- a CDS encoding DUF2273 domain-containing protein, translating into MSELNWWVVLSKHWGKILGGLLGLFFALLVIKYGFWSSVFIFFCIGVGLLIGWRIKDISRFFKRLFSSKDEY; encoded by the coding sequence TTGTCCGAGCTGAATTGGTGGGTGGTGCTTAGCAAACATTGGGGCAAAATACTTGGAGGATTGCTCGGTCTGTTCTTCGCCCTGCTTGTAATTAAATATGGTTTTTGGTCCAGCGTTTTTATATTCTTCTGTATCGGAGTTGGGTTGTTAATCGGCTGGCGAATAAAAGATATCAGCAGATTCTTTAAACGCCTCTTTTCATCAAAAGACGAGTATTAA
- the amaP gene encoding alkaline shock response membrane anchor protein AmaP → MKTAARILMVFIGLLFIGAALFLLALSCAWLPNLRVIMPGWADQTILFAITAGLVLIGLVFTAIGFKSSKKESSAILKGSEFGEVQISITAVENMVLRVIQQTQGIKDVSRQVTYTPDGMIVRVKIRVMPDVAIPGLTTDLQSRIKEYLEEITGVTVHEVKVTVENIIVDQAVSKR, encoded by the coding sequence ATGAAAACAGCTGCCCGCATACTGATGGTATTTATCGGACTTCTTTTTATCGGTGCGGCACTGTTTCTGCTGGCGCTCAGTTGCGCCTGGTTACCGAACCTGCGGGTAATCATGCCCGGGTGGGCAGACCAGACTATCCTGTTCGCCATTACCGCAGGTTTGGTTCTGATTGGACTGGTATTTACAGCAATTGGTTTTAAGTCCTCGAAAAAGGAAAGCAGTGCTATTTTGAAGGGCAGTGAATTCGGAGAAGTACAGATTTCGATTACTGCCGTGGAAAATATGGTTCTGCGGGTCATTCAGCAGACCCAGGGAATTAAAGATGTAAGCAGACAGGTCACTTATACACCGGACGGAATGATCGTCCGGGTTAAAATCAGGGTGATGCCCGATGTGGCTATCCCCGGTCTGACAACAGACCTGCAGTCAAGGATCAAGGAGTATCTTGAAGAGATAACCGGAGTTACGGTCCATGAAGTGAAGGTTACGGTTGAAAACATTATAGTTGATCAGGCGGTTTCAAAAAGGTAG
- a CDS encoding Asp23/Gls24 family envelope stress response protein encodes MANEDIKTLPTELGVVRIADEVVSIIAGLAAADIEGVASMSGGIAGGIAEVLGRRNLSKGVKVEVGTEEAKIDIFLIVDYGVRIPDVAWDIQESVKNAVETMTGLRVTQVNVHVQGIQFPQQENEEEVAVEEEKAEE; translated from the coding sequence ATGGCAAACGAAGATATTAAGACTCTACCGACTGAACTCGGTGTGGTGAGAATTGCCGATGAAGTAGTCTCCATCATTGCTGGATTGGCTGCTGCTGATATTGAAGGAGTTGCCTCTATGAGCGGCGGAATAGCCGGTGGGATTGCTGAAGTGTTGGGTCGCCGGAACCTCTCAAAAGGAGTTAAGGTTGAAGTTGGCACAGAAGAGGCCAAAATCGATATTTTCCTGATCGTTGATTACGGAGTCCGTATTCCGGATGTAGCCTGGGATATTCAGGAAAGCGTTAAAAACGCAGTCGAAACGATGACTGGCTTAAGAGTTACCCAGGTGAATGTGCATGTGCAGGGTATCCAGTTCCCCCAACAGGAAAATGAAGAGGAAGTGGCTGTGGAAGAAGAAAAGGCCGAAGAGTAA
- a CDS encoding AraC family transcriptional regulator, with the protein MTEELRVRVSYLRGYAEGLDLGEESKEQKVLQKVIDLLEDISDEMEQLRIDYEELFEYTEAIDDDLTDLEDDFYEDDEEYEDEYDDFDEGFSIECPNCREIVVVDDDILDQDSAIEITCPGCGEVVLVDDEEWEEDLEELMEEDEDKED; encoded by the coding sequence ATGACTGAGGAACTGAGAGTAAGGGTTTCGTACCTGAGAGGTTATGCCGAAGGATTGGACCTGGGTGAAGAAAGCAAAGAACAGAAGGTACTCCAAAAAGTGATCGACCTACTGGAAGATATTTCCGATGAAATGGAACAATTAAGAATTGATTACGAAGAGCTTTTCGAATATACAGAAGCAATCGACGATGATCTGACTGATCTGGAAGACGATTTCTATGAAGATGATGAAGAGTACGAAGACGAGTATGATGATTTTGATGAGGGGTTTTCCATCGAGTGTCCCAACTGCCGGGAAATAGTTGTGGTCGATGATGATATCCTTGACCAGGACTCAGCGATCGAGATAACCTGTCCGGGTTGTGGTGAAGTAGTCCTGGTCGATGATGAAGAATGGGAAGAAGATCTTGAAGAATTAATGGAAGAAGACGAAGATAAGGAAGACTAG
- the efp gene encoding elongation factor P, which translates to MISTNDFHTGITIEYDGDIFTVLEFQHVKPGKGAAFVRSKLKNLRTGSIVDKTFRAGEKVARAHLEKKEMEYLYRDDDHFNLMDTESYEQITLTEEQIGEGVKYLKENDKIFVVFYGEKVVGVDIPITVILKVTETEPGVKGDTATGATKPATLETGVVVQVPLFINNGDSVKIDTRTGGYIERA; encoded by the coding sequence ATGATTTCTACAAATGATTTTCACACCGGTATAACTATCGAATATGATGGTGATATTTTCACTGTCCTTGAATTCCAGCATGTTAAACCGGGCAAGGGAGCGGCTTTTGTCCGCTCAAAACTTAAAAATCTGCGGACAGGTTCGATTGTTGATAAAACTTTCAGGGCAGGAGAAAAGGTTGCCAGGGCTCATCTGGAGAAGAAAGAGATGGAATACCTCTACCGCGATGATGATCATTTTAACCTGATGGATACGGAGTCATACGAGCAGATAACCCTTACGGAAGAACAGATCGGAGAGGGTGTTAAGTACCTGAAAGAAAACGATAAAATATTCGTTGTCTTTTACGGTGAAAAGGTAGTCGGGGTTGACATCCCGATTACGGTTATTCTAAAGGTAACGGAAACTGAACCGGGAGTAAAAGGTGATACTGCAACGGGGGCAACCAAGCCTGCTACACTGGAAACCGGAGTGGTTGTTCAGGTTCCCCTGTTTATTAATAACGGGGATTCTGTTAAAATAGATACCCGAACCGGTGGATACATTGAAAGAGCATAA